A window of the Streptococcus sp. 116-D4 genome harbors these coding sequences:
- a CDS encoding DUF4651 domain-containing protein — protein sequence MNGMKAKKMWMTGLALLGIGSLALATKKVADDRKFRKTQEELTEIVRDHFSDMGEIATLYVQVYESSLESLVGGVIFEDGRHYTFVYENEDLVYEEEVL from the coding sequence ATGAATGGTATGAAAGCTAAAAAAATGTGGATGACAGGTCTGGCTCTGCTTGGCATTGGGAGCCTTGCACTTGCTACGAAAAAAGTTGCAGATGACCGTAAGTTTAGGAAGACTCAGGAAGAGTTGACAGAGATTGTGCGAGATCATTTTTCAGACATGGGGGAAATTGCGACCCTCTATGTTCAAGTTTATGAAAGCAGTCTAGAGAGCTTGGTTGGTGGCGTCATTTTTGAGGATGGTCGTCATTATACCTTTGTCTATGAAAATGAAGACCTGGTCTATGAGGAGGAAGTCTTATGA
- a CDS encoding single-stranded DNA-binding protein has product MYNKVILIGRLTSTPELHKTNNDKSVARATIAVNRRYKDQNGEREADFVNIVLWGRLAETLASYATKGSLISVDGELRTRRFEKNGQMNYVTEVLVTGFQLLESRAQRAMRENNAGQDLADLVLEEEELPF; this is encoded by the coding sequence ATGTATAATAAAGTTATCTTAATCGGACGCTTGACGTCTACACCAGAATTGCACAAAACCAACAATGACAAGTCAGTAGCGCGAGCAACTATCGCTGTGAACCGTCGTTACAAAGACCAAAATGGGGAGCGTGAAGCTGACTTTGTCAATATAGTTCTATGGGGCAGACTAGCAGAAACTTTGGCCAGCTACGCAACCAAAGGTAGTCTCATTTCAGTGGATGGAGAATTACGTACCCGTCGTTTTGAGAAAAATGGTCAAATGAACTACGTGACCGAAGTACTTGTTACAGGATTCCAACTCTTGGAAAGTCGTGCCCAACGTGCTATGCGAGAAAATAACGCAGGGCAGGATTTGGCAGATTTGGTCCTGGAAGAGGAAGAATTACCATTTTAA
- a CDS encoding CTP synthase — protein MSMKYIFVTGGVVSSIGKGIVAASLGRLLKNRGLKVTIQKFDPYINIDPGTMSPYQHGEVFVTDDGAETDLDLGHYERFIDINLNKYSNVTTGKIYSEVLRKERRGEYLGATVQVIPHITDALKEKIKRAALTTDSDVIITEVGGTVGDIESLPFLEALRQMKADVGADNVMYIHTTLLPYLKAAGEMKTKPTQHSVKELRGLGIQPNMLVIRTEEPAGQGIKNKLAQFCDVAPEAVIESLDVDHLYQIPLNLQAQGMDQNVCDHLKIDAPAADMTEWSAMVDKVMNLKKQVKISLVGKYVELQDAYISVVEALKHSGYANDAEVKINWINANDVTAENVAELLSDADGIIVPGGFGQRGTEGKIQAIRYARENDVPMLGVCLGMQLTCIEFARHVLGLEGANSAELAPETKYPIIDIMRDQIDVEDMGGTLRLGLYPSKLKRGSKAAAAYHNQEVVQRRHRHRYEFNNAFREQFEAAGFVFSGVSPDNRLVEIVEIPENKFFVACQYHPELSSRPNRPEELYTAFVTAAVENSN, from the coding sequence ATGTCTATGAAATATATTTTTGTAACTGGTGGTGTGGTATCGTCTATTGGGAAAGGGATTGTCGCAGCAAGTCTGGGTCGTCTTTTGAAAAATCGTGGTCTCAAAGTAACCATTCAAAAGTTTGACCCTTATATCAATATCGATCCGGGAACCATGAGTCCTTATCAGCACGGGGAAGTCTTTGTGACAGATGATGGGGCTGAGACAGATTTGGACTTGGGTCACTATGAACGTTTTATCGATATCAACCTCAACAAATACTCCAACGTGACAACTGGTAAAATTTACAGTGAAGTTCTCCGTAAGGAACGCCGTGGAGAGTATTTGGGTGCAACGGTCCAAGTTATTCCTCATATTACAGATGCTTTGAAAGAGAAAATCAAGCGTGCTGCTCTAACGACTGACTCTGACGTTATTATTACAGAGGTTGGTGGAACAGTCGGCGATATCGAGTCACTTCCATTCTTAGAAGCTCTTCGTCAGATGAAGGCAGATGTGGGTGCAGATAATGTCATGTATATCCATACGACCTTGCTTCCCTACCTCAAGGCAGCTGGTGAAATGAAAACCAAACCAACTCAGCATTCTGTCAAAGAATTGCGTGGTCTGGGAATCCAACCAAATATGTTGGTTATTCGTACTGAAGAGCCAGCAGGACAAGGGATTAAAAATAAACTAGCCCAGTTCTGTGATGTGGCGCCAGAAGCAGTTATTGAGTCCTTGGATGTGGATCATCTTTACCAAATCCCACTTAATCTGCAAGCACAAGGCATGGATCAAAACGTCTGTGACCACTTGAAAATAGATGCACCTGCAGCAGATATGACAGAGTGGTCAGCCATGGTGGACAAGGTCATGAACCTGAAAAAACAAGTTAAAATTTCCCTCGTTGGTAAGTATGTGGAGTTGCAAGATGCCTACATCTCAGTAGTCGAAGCCTTAAAACACTCTGGGTATGCCAACGACGCAGAAGTGAAGATCAATTGGATCAATGCCAACGATGTGACAGCAGAGAATGTAGCAGAGCTCTTGTCTGACGCTGATGGAATCATCGTTCCAGGCGGTTTTGGTCAACGTGGGACAGAAGGTAAGATTCAAGCGATTCGCTATGCGCGTGAAAATGATGTTCCAATGTTGGGTGTCTGCTTGGGAATGCAGTTGACCTGTATCGAGTTTGCTCGTCACGTTTTAGGTCTTGAAGGTGCCAATTCTGCAGAGCTTGCACCAGAAACAAAATACCCTATCATTGATATCATGCGTGATCAGATTGACGTTGAGGATATGGGGGGAACCCTTCGCTTGGGACTTTATCCGTCTAAGTTGAAACGTGGCTCTAAGGCAGCAGCTGCTTATCACAATCAAGAAGTGGTGCAACGCCGTCACCGTCACCGCTATGAGTTTAACAACGCCTTCCGTGAGCAGTTTGAGGCAGCAGGCTTTGTCTTCTCAGGAGTTTCTCCAGATAATCGTTTGGTAGAAATCGTGGAAATTCCAGAAAATAAATTCTTTGTAGCGTGTCAGTATCACCCTGAACTGTCAAGCCGTCCAAATCGTCCAGAAGAACTCTACACTGCCTTTGTGACTGCAGCAGTTGAGAACAGCAATTAG
- the ytpR gene encoding YtpR family tRNA-binding protein, whose protein sequence is MIFTYNKEHVGDVLMVIVKNSGDAKLDVERKGKVARVFLKDNGDTVAWNIFEVSSLFEIAERGQVFLSDEQVARLNQELQAAGFTEEIINDKEPKFVVGEIVEMVAHPDSDHLNICQVAVASDKTVQIVAGAPNARVGLKTIVALPGAMMPKGNLIFPGELRGEKSFGMMCSPRELHLPNAPQKRGVLELSEDQVVGTPFDPAKHWTA, encoded by the coding sequence ATGATTTTTACATATAACAAAGAACATGTCGGTGATGTCCTTATGGTCATCGTGAAAAACAGCGGCGATGCCAAACTGGATGTGGAGCGCAAAGGCAAGGTAGCCCGTGTTTTTCTCAAAGATAATGGAGATACAGTGGCTTGGAATATTTTTGAAGTTTCAAGTTTGTTTGAAATTGCAGAGCGCGGTCAAGTCTTTTTATCAGATGAGCAAGTCGCTCGTTTGAACCAAGAGTTGCAAGCGGCAGGTTTTACAGAAGAAATTATCAATGACAAAGAGCCTAAGTTTGTTGTCGGTGAAATTGTCGAGATGGTAGCTCATCCAGATAGTGACCACCTCAATATCTGCCAAGTTGCAGTCGCAAGTGACAAGACAGTGCAAATCGTTGCAGGAGCTCCCAATGCGCGTGTGGGGTTGAAAACCATTGTGGCTCTTCCAGGAGCTATGATGCCCAAAGGCAATCTTATTTTCCCAGGCGAACTTCGTGGTGAAAAGAGTTTTGGCATGATGTGTAGCCCTCGTGAATTGCACCTCCCAAATGCTCCTCAAAAACGTGGGGTGCTTGAGTTATCAGAGGATCAAGTTGTCGGAACTCCATTTGACCCAGCTAAGCACTGGACTGCCTAA
- a CDS encoding thioredoxin family protein: protein MIQPASIEELASLVEKDGKKVFLFVADWCGDCRYIYPALPEIEETNPEFTFIRVDRDQYMDLAKLWDVYGIPSLVVLEKDKEIGRFVNRDRKSKQQINDFLAGLK, encoded by the coding sequence ATGATACAACCAGCAAGTATAGAAGAATTGGCATCTTTAGTAGAAAAAGATGGTAAGAAGGTTTTCCTTTTTGTGGCAGACTGGTGTGGCGATTGTCGCTATATCTATCCTGCCTTGCCAGAGATTGAAGAGACCAATCCAGAGTTCACCTTTATTCGAGTGGACCGAGACCAGTATATGGATTTGGCTAAACTCTGGGATGTTTACGGAATTCCTAGCCTTGTTGTTCTAGAAAAGGACAAGGAAATCGGCCGTTTTGTCAATCGTGACCGTAAAAGCAAACAACAAATTAATGACTTTTTAGCAGGACTGAAATAG
- a CDS encoding SDR family NAD(P)-dependent oxidoreductase: MAKNVVITGATSGIGEAIARAYLEQAENVVLTGRRTDRLEALKSEFAETFPNQTVWTFPLDVTNMTMVKTVCSNILETIGQIDILVNNAGLALGLAPYQDYEELDMLTMLDTNVKGLMAVTRCFLPAMVKANQGHIINMGSTAGIYAYAGAAVYSATKAAVKTFSDGLRIDTIATDIKITTIQPGIVETDFSTVRFHGDKERAASVYQGIEALQAQDIADTVVYVTSQPLRVQITDMTIMANQQATGFMVHKK; encoded by the coding sequence ATGGCAAAAAATGTAGTGATTACTGGGGCTACCTCAGGAATTGGTGAAGCGATTGCGCGTGCTTATCTGGAGCAGGCTGAGAATGTTGTTTTAACAGGACGACGGACAGATAGACTAGAAGCTCTTAAGTCGGAGTTTGCAGAGACCTTCCCAAATCAAACAGTTTGGACTTTCCCGCTAGATGTCACGAATATGACCATGGTGAAGACTGTTTGCTCCAATATTCTAGAAACGATAGGTCAGATTGATATCTTGGTCAACAACGCTGGACTGGCTCTAGGTTTAGCACCCTATCAGGATTATGAAGAGTTGGATATGTTGACCATGCTGGATACCAATGTTAAGGGTTTGATGGCAGTTACTCGCTGTTTCTTGCCAGCAATGGTAAAAGCCAATCAAGGACATATCATCAATATGGGCTCAACCGCAGGAATTTATGCCTATGCAGGTGCCGCTGTTTACTCAGCCACCAAGGCGGCAGTTAAGACCTTTTCAGATGGTCTGCGAATTGATACCATCGCAACGGATATCAAGATAACAACCATTCAGCCTGGAATTGTCGAAACAGATTTCTCAACGGTACGTTTTCACGGTGACAAAGAGCGAGCTGCGTCCGTTTACCAAGGAATAGAAGCCTTGCAAGCCCAGGATATTGCAGACACGGTGGTCTATGTGACCAGTCAACCGCTCCGTGTTCAGATTACAGATATGACCATTATGGCCAATCAACAGGCGACAGGTTTCATGGTTCATAAAAAATAA